The segment CCAATGCTACGACTACATTGTCATGCTTGTCAATTTTCAAAAATCTTTTGTCATCCATAATCATTACGCTATTCTACTTTCACATAATTAGCGGAAGTCACAATCAGAGACAATTAGAACAGGCATTAATTGCTATGCACAGGTGTGCGCAGTATCTTTGTGCATGGGTAAATATGTCACACTGAAACAACTCGCTCAACAACTCAATCTCTCGCATACGACTGTCTCTAGGGCACTACACGATCACCCTCGCATCAGTCAAGCAACGATCCAAAGAGTCAAGCAACTGGCGGATGAATTGGGCTATGTGCATAATCCCAATGCCCAAATCATGAACCGCGGCAAGACGAAATTCGTCGGGGTGATTATACCAGACATTACGATCTTTTTCTATTCCAAAATAATAGAAACGCTTCAGATCGAATTGGGCAGAGTGGGCTACAGCCTACTCCTGTTCAATACCCAAGAAAATGAAGCAGAGGAAAGAAAAGCTGTTCAATCGTGCATAGAGCAAAGAGTAGCGGGCGTTTTAGCTGCGATCAGTGCTGGCACAAAGCAGCACGATCACTTTGAGAAAATATTGAAACATGAGATTCCTTTGGTGTTTTTTGATCGGGTGGTCAATTTCCTACCTGTTCCCAAAATCATTGCGGATGATTACAGAGCCTCTTATCAAGCCAACCAATACTTGATCGAAAAAGGCTGCAAATGTATCGCTCATGTCACGGCAAGTATCCATCTCAACAATAGTAATAACAGACTATATGGCTATATGGATGCCCTTACCGACAAAGGAATCACCGTAGACGAGCAACTCATAAAATACTATGAAATGAATCCTCAAAGTATTGAACGGTTTTTGATCAAAACTATCAAGAACTATCCTCAACTGGATGGCATCACGGTATTCAATGACTATGTGGCCAACGTCGTGGTAAATGCCCTGCTCAAGCTCGGAAAAAAAATACCAGATGAGATTTCGGTATTTGGGTTTTCGGACGAGCCCATCGCTAGCTACATGCACCCTCAGCTCTCCTCTGTACAGCAAGTGGCTCCAAAGATGGCGAGCCTCAGCGCTCAAAAACTCCTTTCGATCATCAATCAAGATGAAGCACTCACCGCTGAAAAAATTGTCATCAATCAACAACTAGTCATCAGAGAGTCTACTAAGAAGTAACCCCCAAATTTCTATCTCATCTCAAGCTTGGTTTTCAAAACTGGTAAAGCCGTCTGGTTCATACTCTATAAAAATATCGTCCTAATATTTCTCATATCGCTTTCATGAGCCACCCATCAGTATAATTCATAGAACAAAACACCTACCTCATTTGACCAATATGCACTTCAAACATCGATTTGACTCATGATTTATGTTCTATGAATCATAAGTCATATCACTCTTTTTCATTTTCCACCAATATTGTAAAGAGAATGACGAAAACTCATCGTGTCAAGACGATACATGTTAATTGAATCAGTTGGACACTAAGAGCAATTCGATCAAGAAGCAATGATTATGGAATGAACATGCATATCAAGTACAAACTATCTTGTATACCTCATTTCACATCACAGGTGCTTCTCACCTTCATAGAGTCAAATTCAAGATCACGCTAGAAGGAACACATTAAAGAACAAATAATAGATCGCACAAATGAATAACGGAGTATTGTGGGGGATAGATCTGGGGGGAACCAAAATCGAAGGAGTAATCCTCGATACGTTGAATCAAAACAAGATTCTATTCAGAGAGCGCGTACCTACAGAAGCCAGCAAAGGATACACTCATGTACTCAATCAAGTCAAGCATTTGTTTGATTCCATGGTAGCTCATCAGGGCACACCTCCTACCACATTAGGTATCGGGACACCGGGGACTTTGATACCTAGCACTGGACTCATGAAAAACAGCAACGCTGTGGCACTCAATGGCAAACCCATGAGAGATGATCTTTCGCAACTGTTAGATATACAAATAGAAATGGCCAATGACGCCAACTGTTTTGCATTGGCAGAAGCCAAATTGGGAGTAGTGAAGGAACTCTACCCAGAGGCAAAAGTCGTATTTGGAGTGATATTGGGGACAGGTGTCGGAGGCGGTCTAGTTGTGAATGGTCAAGTAATCAATGGTCATCATAGCATTGGCGGAGAGTGGGGTCACAGTTTGCTTCCAGGATTTGAGGGTCGTCAGTGTTTTTGTGGCAAAACAGGAGACAACGAGAGTATCCTGTCAGGACCATCACTAGAATGGTACTACCATCAACAGACTGGCGTACAAAAGGAACTAAAGGAAATCGTCGCATTGGCAAGATCCAAATCTGACCATGTAGCTGTACAAACTCTACAAAGACTCACATCTGGTTTTGCACAAGCGATCAGTGTGGTGATTAATATCATAGATCCAGATGTGATAGTCATAGGTGGTGGTGTAGGCAACATCGATGAACTGTACTCCGATGGACGTGCAGCAATCAATCAACACATGTTTAACCATGATTTTCAAGCAGCCATGGTCAAACCTGCACTAGGTGATAGTGCGGGAGTATTTGGAGCTGCCTTTTTAACAGAGAACTAACATCAGATAATAAACATCTTGCTCCGAAAAGATTAAAAACCATAGAAGAGCATAAAACAATACATATGAAAAATCACATTTTAACAATCGTCCTAGTCGGACTTATCGGTATGGGGTGCCAACAAAAGCAAAAGGAAGCTTTTGATATCGACAAACAGCTCGATTATTGTGTCTCACAAGCTCAAAAAACGCTTCAACTCATTCCCGATGATTCTGCTTCTATACCAAGAAATATCCCCAACGGCGCAAAGGATTGGACGTATGTTGAATACAGAGATTGGACGAGTGGTTTTTGGCCAGGTACACTTTGGTATCTGTATGAATATACGGGAGCGCAAAACCTAAAAGAGGAAGCAAATCAGTTTACTCAATATCTGAAACCACTTTCAGTAGAACCCGCCACAGATCACGACTTGGGATTTCAAGTATTTTGTAGTGCAGGCAACGGATACCGTCTGACAAACAACCCGGCCTACAAAGAAATGATCCTCAAATCATCAGACACACTCGCTACACTCTACAACCCAGTAGTAGGTACAATTCTGTCTTGGCCTGTCAAGACAGAATATCCTCACAACACGATCATTGACAACATGATCAATCTAGAAATGCTGTACTGGGCAGCAGAAAATGACGGAACACCCGCATTGAAAGAAATTGCTGTGACACATGCAGACAAAACCATGAATAATCACTTCCGTGACGATTTTTCGGCATATCACGTAGTGATCTACGATACTATCACTGGAGAAAAAATCAAAGGCATCACCCACCAAGGGTATGCTGACGAAACCATGTGGGCTAGAGGACAAGGTTGGGCGATATATGGCTATACCATGATGTACCGAGAGACAAAAAAGCCAGCGTATCTCAAAATGGCACAAAACACGGCACGCATCTATTTGGATAGGTTGCCTTCAGACATGATCCCTTACTGGGACTTTGACGCGCCAGGCATCCCTGATGCACCTAGAGATGCATCAGCAGCAGCGATAGTTGCTTCGGCATTATTAGAATTGTCCTTGTATAGTGAAGAGGCACTGTCAAATGAATATGTGTCTAAGGCCACGGCCATGTTGGAAGAATTGTCCAACAACTACCAGAGCAGGAATAAAAATACTGCATTTCTGATGCATTCTACAGGTCACCACCCCAATGGGTCTGAAATCGATGCTTCTATCATCTATGCAGACTATTATTATGTAGAGGCACTTTTGAGACTGAAAAAACTACAACAAGGAGAACCAATAGTAAATTCTGTATTGGCTAGTTTCCTTCCTAAGAGTAATAAATCATAAATTAGATATTGGCAGAATTAAATTCTACCAAATCAAACCCACAAAAGCATGAACAAAAGACTTATTTATTACTCCATAGTCGTCGCGAT is part of the Reichenbachiella agarivorans genome and harbors:
- a CDS encoding LacI family DNA-binding transcriptional regulator, with the translated sequence MGKYVTLKQLAQQLNLSHTTVSRALHDHPRISQATIQRVKQLADELGYVHNPNAQIMNRGKTKFVGVIIPDITIFFYSKIIETLQIELGRVGYSLLLFNTQENEAEERKAVQSCIEQRVAGVLAAISAGTKQHDHFEKILKHEIPLVFFDRVVNFLPVPKIIADDYRASYQANQYLIEKGCKCIAHVTASIHLNNSNNRLYGYMDALTDKGITVDEQLIKYYEMNPQSIERFLIKTIKNYPQLDGITVFNDYVANVVVNALLKLGKKIPDEISVFGFSDEPIASYMHPQLSSVQQVAPKMASLSAQKLLSIINQDEALTAEKIVINQQLVIRESTKK
- a CDS encoding ROK family protein; the encoded protein is MNNGVLWGIDLGGTKIEGVILDTLNQNKILFRERVPTEASKGYTHVLNQVKHLFDSMVAHQGTPPTTLGIGTPGTLIPSTGLMKNSNAVALNGKPMRDDLSQLLDIQIEMANDANCFALAEAKLGVVKELYPEAKVVFGVILGTGVGGGLVVNGQVINGHHSIGGEWGHSLLPGFEGRQCFCGKTGDNESILSGPSLEWYYHQQTGVQKELKEIVALARSKSDHVAVQTLQRLTSGFAQAISVVINIIDPDVIVIGGGVGNIDELYSDGRAAINQHMFNHDFQAAMVKPALGDSAGVFGAAFLTEN
- a CDS encoding glycoside hydrolase family 88 protein — translated: MKNHILTIVLVGLIGMGCQQKQKEAFDIDKQLDYCVSQAQKTLQLIPDDSASIPRNIPNGAKDWTYVEYRDWTSGFWPGTLWYLYEYTGAQNLKEEANQFTQYLKPLSVEPATDHDLGFQVFCSAGNGYRLTNNPAYKEMILKSSDTLATLYNPVVGTILSWPVKTEYPHNTIIDNMINLEMLYWAAENDGTPALKEIAVTHADKTMNNHFRDDFSAYHVVIYDTITGEKIKGITHQGYADETMWARGQGWAIYGYTMMYRETKKPAYLKMAQNTARIYLDRLPSDMIPYWDFDAPGIPDAPRDASAAAIVASALLELSLYSEEALSNEYVSKATAMLEELSNNYQSRNKNTAFLMHSTGHHPNGSEIDASIIYADYYYVEALLRLKKLQQGEPIVNSVLASFLPKSNKS